Proteins encoded within one genomic window of Rhinolophus sinicus isolate RSC01 linkage group LG05, ASM3656204v1, whole genome shotgun sequence:
- the SFT2D1 gene encoding vesicle transport protein SFT2A produces the protein MEKLRRVLSGQDDEEQGLTSQALDASSLSFSTRLKWFAICFASGVVFSILGTGLLWLPGGLKLFAVFYTFGNIAALASTCFLMGPMKQLKKMFETTRLLATIIMILCLIFTLCAALWWHKKGLAVLFCILQFLSMTWYSLSYIPFARDAVIKCCSSLIS, from the exons ATGGAGAAGCTGCGGCGGGTCCTGAGCGGCCAGGACGACGAGGAGCAGGGCCTGACTTCGCAG GCCCTGGACGCCTCGTCCCTGAGTTTCAGCACCAGGTTGAAGTGGTTTGCCATCTGCTTCGCGAGCGGCGTCGTCTTCTCCATCCTC GGAACTGGATTGCTATGGCTTCCTGGTGGCCTAAAGCTTTTCGCAGTGTTTTACACCTTTGGAAATATTGCTGCATTAGCAAG caCGTGCTTTTTAATGGGGCCTATGAAGCAGCTGAAGAAGATGTTTGAAACAACAAGATTGCTTGCAACAATTATTATGATT ttGTGTCTCATCTTTACCTTGTGTGCTGCTCTCTGG TGGCATAAGAAGGGGCTGGCCGTACTATTCTGCATATTGCAGTTCTTGTCGATGACCTG GTATAGTCTGTCATACATCCCATTTGCAAG GGACGCAGTGATTAAATGCTGTTCTTCTCTCATAAGTTGA